One Candidatus Thermodiscus eudorianus DNA segment encodes these proteins:
- a CDS encoding CBS domain-containing protein: MVVLTETQKAILNVLVELYEKKGRKGMVKSKEVAKLLNKDEGTVRNVIMMLKNMGLVESRTGPAGGYAPTLKAYEVLGTPATYTHLGYGYMLVYKEDGVKRLPAIHMEIINIFRPEKPRALARVGGDISVIRVGDKVRVESGPAGKLIVEGIVSKVNPQGGEVSIDIDKLVIIPDELVGRVATRRLHTISESMSVRDAAKLLYEKRIRGAPVVDRDNKVVGFLTTTDISMIVGTGGDLDAPVSRYMRRNVFTINEHETIIEAMKLMDVYGVGRLLVIDNAGNPVGIVTRTDILRFILSLQTSH; the protein is encoded by the coding sequence ATGGTTGTATTGACGGAAACACAGAAAGCCATACTGAACGTGCTAGTAGAACTCTACGAGAAGAAGGGAAGGAAGGGGATGGTTAAGAGTAAGGAGGTAGCCAAGCTACTCAACAAAGACGAGGGGACTGTCAGGAACGTGATAATGATGCTCAAAAACATGGGTCTGGTAGAGAGCAGGACCGGGCCCGCGGGCGGCTACGCGCCTACACTTAAAGCCTACGAGGTACTCGGCACCCCAGCAACTTATACGCACCTAGGCTACGGGTACATGCTTGTATATAAGGAGGATGGCGTGAAGAGACTACCGGCTATCCACATGGAGATCATAAACATCTTCCGCCCGGAGAAGCCCAGAGCGCTGGCCAGGGTGGGAGGCGATATAAGCGTAATCCGGGTGGGTGACAAGGTTAGGGTCGAGAGCGGCCCCGCGGGCAAGCTCATCGTAGAGGGGATCGTGAGTAAGGTGAACCCCCAGGGGGGCGAGGTATCTATTGATATCGACAAGCTCGTGATTATACCAGACGAGCTGGTGGGCCGCGTAGCCACGAGGAGGCTACACACTATATCGGAGTCGATGAGCGTTAGGGACGCGGCCAAGCTACTCTATGAGAAGCGGATAAGGGGGGCGCCTGTAGTTGACCGCGACAACAAGGTAGTGGGGTTCCTCACGACAACAGATATATCAATGATCGTGGGTACGGGAGGGGATCTAGACGCGCCTGTATCCAGGTATATGAGGAGGAACGTGTTCACGATAAACGAGCATGAAACCATAATTGAAGCGATGAAGCTGATGGACGTCTACGGCGTGGGACGGCTACTGGTTATAGACAATGCAGGTAACCCGGTCGGCATAGTGACTCGAACCGATATACTCCGGTTCATACTGTCACTGCAGACGAGCCACTAG
- a CDS encoding DUF2192 domain-containing protein, whose translation MVEKSRDVQRRLSVLMDLWNRIIDSWESNENLTRERVIDLLKQAYAEEKITPLKGASTPEDLYDKEMTSLYIVGKYGMGLEELYPKLFDALFPNEIRYDKAIKILLSEEPEKAKDKIVALMGGRLDDNTVARMFRLKFTEIYFGFSDEKALAELLKAFTKAFPEKERIAVKYARFYIAFKVAASIYRGEVRDRITKEALKQASALAFSDLQGSIPDDSYIEKIATGVFGVRRNNLRHILAGGRKAKKK comes from the coding sequence ATGGTTGAAAAGAGTAGGGACGTGCAGAGAAGGCTCTCCGTACTAATGGATCTATGGAATAGGATCATAGACTCCTGGGAGAGTAACGAGAACCTAACCAGGGAGCGGGTAATAGACCTGTTAAAACAGGCCTACGCCGAAGAAAAGATAACCCCGCTAAAGGGGGCAAGCACCCCCGAAGACCTCTACGACAAAGAGATGACCAGCCTCTACATAGTCGGCAAATACGGTATGGGCCTGGAGGAACTATACCCCAAGCTCTTCGACGCTCTATTCCCGAACGAAATAAGATACGACAAGGCGATAAAGATACTGTTATCCGAGGAACCCGAGAAAGCCAAGGACAAGATAGTAGCCCTAATGGGCGGGAGGCTCGACGACAACACGGTAGCCAGGATGTTCAGGTTGAAATTCACCGAGATATACTTCGGGTTCAGCGATGAAAAAGCGCTGGCAGAGCTACTCAAGGCGTTCACCAAGGCGTTCCCCGAGAAGGAGAGGATAGCCGTGAAGTACGCTAGATTCTATATAGCATTCAAGGTAGCCGCTTCGATCTACCGGGGGGAGGTTAGGGATAGGATAACGAAGGAGGCGTTAAAGCAGGCATCAGCCCTCGCGTTCTCAGATCTGCAGGGCTCTATACCGGACGATTCCTATATAGAGAAGATAGCCACGGGGGTCTTCGGCGTCAGGAGGAATAACTTGAGGCATATACTCGCTGGGGGACGAAAGGCTAAGAAGAAATAA
- a CDS encoding stage II sporulation protein M: MRRPDNIIDDYLLDTSIKVRTLSLVVLFAITMILSTLYWPEVSSTPIAEYVKRSYSDVEENVDLFRGATYLLIPLYIFVRNLLVVTLSTILSVTVIIPFAIVVFNGSIIGFVIRRALTEAPIMQSTNPGPLVIASLLPHGSIEIPAIAIATSTAFYFVDKLMGRRVEFSRVARRNLLLAGSILVFSALVEAFITPLAVIILLILQII, encoded by the coding sequence TTGCGCAGACCAGATAACATAATAGATGACTACTTGCTCGACACGTCGATTAAGGTGAGGACGCTATCGCTAGTAGTACTCTTCGCAATTACAATGATACTCTCGACCCTATACTGGCCTGAGGTATCGTCAACCCCTATTGCGGAGTACGTCAAGCGGAGCTATAGCGATGTCGAGGAAAACGTTGACCTGTTTAGGGGCGCCACCTACTTGTTAATCCCCCTTTATATATTCGTCAGGAATCTACTAGTCGTGACCTTATCAACGATACTAAGCGTTACAGTGATCATTCCATTCGCTATAGTCGTGTTTAACGGGTCTATCATAGGGTTTGTTATCAGAAGGGCGCTGACAGAGGCTCCAATTATGCAGTCCACCAATCCAGGTCCTCTAGTGATAGCCTCGCTGTTACCCCACGGGTCCATAGAGATACCAGCTATAGCGATTGCGACATCAACAGCGTTCTACTTTGTAGATAAGTTAATGGGTAGAAGAGTGGAATTCTCTCGGGTAGCGAGGAGGAATCTATTGCTGGCGGGCTCGATACTGGTTTTCTCGGCCTTGGTTGAGGCGTTTATCACGCCGCTAGCAGTAATAATACTATTAATACTACAAATAATATAA